A single genomic interval of Gossypium raimondii isolate GPD5lz chromosome 11, ASM2569854v1, whole genome shotgun sequence harbors:
- the LOC105801594 gene encoding uncharacterized protein LOC105801594: MDALERMKADLEKMREEKACMEACLIAVGIELEEKKRVLSEYKAMAEVADGLLGIVMEEDGDNVHIGEDLDEETMKELVEEAMREFTEAMVEAQSRGISPAYGRNDGGYEGSFGGDDSEEAGGINGGHSE, encoded by the exons ATG GATGCACTTGAGCGTATGAAAGCTGATCTGGAAAAGATGAGAGAGGAGAAAGCATGCATGGAAGCATGTCTAATAGCTGTTGGAATCGAACTAGAAGAGAAGAAGAGAGTGCTTTCGGAGTATAAAGCCATGGCAGAAGTGGCTGATGGTTTGCTGGGCATAGTCATGGAAGAAGACGGTGATAACGTTCACATCGGCGAGGATCTTGACGAGGAAACAATGAAGGAATTAGTGGAGGAAGCTATGAGGGAATTCACTGAAGCGATGGTGGAAGCTCAATCTCGGGGGATTAGCCCTGCATATGGCAGAAATGATGGAGGGTATGAGGGTAGTTTTGGCGGTGATGACTCCGAAGAAGCCGGTGGAATCAATGGTGGCCATTCTGAGTAG